In one window of Canis aureus isolate CA01 chromosome 25, VMU_Caureus_v.1.0, whole genome shotgun sequence DNA:
- the FGF6 gene encoding fibroblast growth factor 6 produces MALGQRLFITMSRGAGRLQGTLWALVFLGVLVGMVVPLPAGTHANGTLLDSRGWGTLLSRSRAGLAGEIAGVNWESGYLVGIKRQRRLYCNVGIGFHLQVPPDGRISGTHEENPYSLLEISTVERGVVSLFGVKSALFVAMNSKGRLYTTPSFQEECKFRETLLPNNYNAYESDLYRGTYIALSKYGRVKRGSKVSPIMTVTHFLPRI; encoded by the exons ATGGCCCTGGGACAGAGGCTGTTCATCACTATGTCCCGGGGAGCAGGACGCCTTCAGGGCACGCTGTGGGCTCTCGTCTTCCTAGGCGTCCTAGTGGGCATGGTGGTGCCCTTGCCTGCAGGTACCCACGCCAACGGCACACTGCTGGACTCCAGGGGCTGGGGCACTCTGCTGTCAAGGTCTCGAGCCGGGCTAGCTGGAGAGATTGCCGGGGTGAATTGGGAGAGTGGCTATTTGGTGGGGATCAAGCGGCAGAGGAGGCTCTACTGCAACGTGGGCATCGGCTTTCACCTCCAGGTGCCCCCCGACGGCCGGATCAGCGGGACCCACGAGGAGAACCCCTACA GCCTGCTGGAGATTTCCACAGTGGAGCGGGGTGTGGTGAGTCTCTTTGGAGTGAAAAGTGCCCTCTTCGTTGCCATGAACAGTAAAGGCAGATTATACACAACG CCCAGCTTCCAAGAGGAATGCAAGTTCAGAGAAACCCTCCTGCCCAACAATTACAATGCCTATGAGTCAGACCTGTACAGAGGGACCTACATCGCACTGAGCAAATATGGACGGGTAAAGCGGGGCAGCAAGGTGTCCCCAATCATGACTGTCACTCACTTCCTTCCCAGGATATAA